The nucleotide sequence ATAATAGTTGTTGCGAATGGTTTCGCGGGTTGTCGCGCCTATGCGCTGCACCTGCATCGTACCTCCTTTTGCCGCAAGCAGTACTTCGGGCTGTATCACGAATTTATGAAGCCGATACCGGTACATAACGCCTAAATGCGGGTCGAGCTTCTGCTTTGGAATATTGGGACTAATCCCTGAAATATTGAGCCGGGTTAGCGATACCCCCGCTTTGACCCCAAAATGACCACCGGTCGGATTGTCACTTTGAGCATAGGAAACTGAAGAACAGGCCAGAAAAGCGGCCAGAAAAAACCAAGAATACGTGCGCATACAGGAATAGATGGCGAGTAGTTACCATCCAATAACGGCTGATTATCCTGCAAAATTGATTAAAAAAAGTTAAGATACGGCCGCCGGAATGCAGGACCAGTCTTTAATAGGCCAGCCGAAGTTGTAGCTGGCTAGTTCAGGCGGGGGTCAACGGGGTAATTAGCAATGGATTTAAACTCACCTCCCATGCGCTTGAGTACTCCCCGCCAGAACTGGTCGGCTGGGGTATCAAACAAAAAACCGGCATCCGTACGGCTAACAATCCAGGACTTCTGATCCAGCTCAGCCGCCAGCTGCCCGGCGCCCCAGCCCGAGTAACCAACGAAAAAGCGAATGTCCCGTTCCGTGAGGGTGCCAACGTTTACGGCCTGCTTAACCTGTTCAAAGTCGCCACTCCAGTACAGACCATCCTGAATGGCAATGGAGCCATCAATGAGGTCAGGGCGCCGGTGAATAAAATGCAGCGTATTCTGCTGAACCGGTCCACCCACAAACAGTGACTGATCGGCGTAAACGTCCTCAATGACGTCGCTCAGATGCAGATCGGTCAGCTGATTGAGAACCAGACCGAACGTGCCAGCCGGACTGTGTTCGCAGACTAATACGACGCTGCGTTCAAAGTTGGTGTCGCCCAAAAATGGTTCGGCAATTAAAAGACTGCCATTAGTAACGGGTAGCGAAGTAGCGTCCATGAACCAGATAACATTAAACGGATAGTCTTCTACAAAACGACGAGCTATTGGACGATGTTACTAAAATCGGGCCAAAATTATTAAAACCGCTGATCCATACTTTATTATACGATCAACCGTTCTGGCCAGACTTCTTTACTGCCGATCATCGAAAACCAGGCCTACTTTTTTGCCCGAAACACGAGCCAGCAGGGGACGTAGCATCTGGTCGGCATTTCGGCGGGTTTGGGTCAGAATACCACCGTTCAGAGCAGCCTGCCGGATTTGGCGTTCGGCCTGCCGATAGGCGTCGCTCACTAACTGCGATTCGTTGAGGAACGAAAAGCGGGTGTCGTAAACCCGCGACCGGTCATGGTTGATTTTCCAGCCGCAAAGTTCAGGCTGAGGCAGCCGGATCGTGACCGAATCGGCGTCGGCCTGGATATCCTCTGGTTTGATTCGGGTGAGATCAATACAGCCGGTCGCTTCGCCTTCAACAATCAGGATGGCGTTTGCATTCGGCAGAAACGTATTGATCTGTTCGTGCTCAACGATGTCTTTGAACGTGTATTTAACCAGTTCCAGCTTACCCAGGGACGTAACCTCTTTCAGCACAGTGCGTTCGGTCGTTTCGCTGCGCCGGAATCGGCTAAGCAAACTGCTGGATCGGACCTGCTCCCAGATGGCGATCAGTCCCGCTATGAGCATAGCAAAGAGGATCAGGCGAAGCAGGGCGTTGATGAATTTGGACATTAGTTGTGAAAGGCTTTAGTACGTAAACATAAAAAAGCTCCCAAACTGTTGCCAATTTGGGAGCTCGATAGGCTGTAGACCGTTGCTTAGTGCAGGCCTTTGGCGTCTTCGGCAGGCTGCTTCTCCAGATCAAAGAGATCGTTCAACACATCGATAAGCGTTTCGGCTTCGCCCCGTTTGCAGGCTGCTTTGAGCTGCAGGACGGGGAGTTTAATGATTTTCTGCATGATGCCCCGCGTAATCTTGTCCACTTTTTCGGACTCGTCGGGCGTCAGGTGCTTCATGTGCCGGGCAATTTCGTCTTTACGAATCTGCTCCAGCGCGTTTTTCAGTTTATTGATCGTTGGCGAAACAACCATTTCCTTCGACCAGTCGCCGAACTCGGCCACCGACTGCGCAATGATTGCTTCAACCTGCGGAATAGCCGCCAGCCGCTGGTTCAGTGCCTCATCAGCGCGGTTGCGGATGTGATCGATGTTATAGACCAGAACCCCCGGAATCTGTTCCACAGACGCGTCGACGCTGCGCGGCACCGATAAGTCAATGAAATATTTATACGTCAGGACGTTCAGACCCTTTAGCAACTCGGGCGTAATCAGCGGCTCGTCGCGCATGACAGACGAGATGATGACGTCGGCCCGGTGAATTTCGTCCGTGAGGCTCTCAAAGTCGGCAACCCGGAAATTAGCCGCGTTGGCAAGGGCATCGGCCTTAGCGCGGGTGCGGTTGATAAGCGTAATATTCCGAACGTTGCGGGCTTCCAGGTTTTTGCAGACGTCGGTTCCGATCTCACCCAGACCAATAACCAGAACGTTAGGGTTCTGCTGTTCGCCAACCAGTTCGTCAATCAGCTCCACGGCTGCGTAAGAGACCGAAGCAGCTCCGTCGCGGAACGACGTCTCCTGCGCTACACGCTTGTTGGTAAAGAAAATGGTGTGCATCAGCCGGTGCAGAAACGGTCCGGCCATGTCCAGATCTGCCGACCACTGATACGCCTGCTTCACCTGATTGGGTATCTGCATATCGCCGACTACCTGCGAATGCAAGCCCACGCATACTTCAAATAAGTGCTGAACGGCTTCGTTATGAGCGCCCAGAAACTGGAAATAAGGCAGATATTGATCGGTGTCTGTCAGCCCTTTTTCAATGAGCAGCAGGCGGGCAATTTCGGCATTGAGGTCCTGGTCAAACGCGTAATAAACCTCTGTCCGGTTGCAAGTTGAGACGACGAGCAGATCCGTCAGCCCAAAAAAGTCCCGCAGGCGAAGCATCAGCCGCTTGGCTTCGCCTTCGTTAAGTGCAATTAGTTCACGAACTCCGAGGGGAGCCGTTTTATGCGATAAACTAATTGATTTGAAAGTGTCTAACATGGTTATAACGCACTCTATTTGGCCTTTGACCAGCACAAAATTACGGTACAATTGCCGGACATGAAAACAGACTGAACAAACGGTTGAGTTATTTAGAATGTGTCTATATAAACGCTTGTTCTCTTTGTTCAATCCTATTCTTTAAGTCAACAAAGGTTCATCATCGGAGGTTCGTTTTTGCACAATTGAAGCGGTTTTAACGTTTACAAATCAGGTAACCTGTTTGGTTTGATTCGTAAGTAGGCAACAGGTTTATTTTAGAGTACGACGAAGTCAGTTTTGAAGGATTGTTTCCTGGCAGCAACCTGATCAGAACCGGCTGCACGAGGCTATGCTGAAATCATTTGACATTTACAGTCAGAATAATATTCTGAAAATTATTGTGGCCCTGAACGTACTGCTGGTTGGAACGGGGTCGCTCTTATACACCAACCGGCTGATCAATAAGCTGGAAGACCGGGAGGAGCAGTACGTTCAGCTATACGCCCGGAGCATTGCGTATTTAGTCAGTTCAACGCACACCAACTCGGGTGACATTACGTTTGTTACCGATCAGATTCTCAGAGCCAATACGACAATTCCAGCCATTTATGTAGATCCTGATGGGCAAATAGCTAATTACCGAAATCTGGATGCTCCTAAAGAATATACACCCGAACAGGTAGAGCAGTTTCTTCGGCAGAAAATTGTCGAAATGAAAAAGCGGCATAATCCCCTGGTCGTTGACATTGGTAATGGCGAACGCGGGCTGGTGTACTACACAAACTCCAGATTGCTGCGTCAGTTAACTTATTTCCCCTACGCTCTGCTGACTATTTTGACGGCGCTGGGGGTGCTGGCTTATCTGGCCT is from Spirosoma taeanense and encodes:
- the hemA gene encoding glutamyl-tRNA reductase; translation: MLDTFKSISLSHKTAPLGVRELIALNEGEAKRLMLRLRDFFGLTDLLVVSTCNRTEVYYAFDQDLNAEIARLLLIEKGLTDTDQYLPYFQFLGAHNEAVQHLFEVCVGLHSQVVGDMQIPNQVKQAYQWSADLDMAGPFLHRLMHTIFFTNKRVAQETSFRDGAASVSYAAVELIDELVGEQQNPNVLVIGLGEIGTDVCKNLEARNVRNITLINRTRAKADALANAANFRVADFESLTDEIHRADVIISSVMRDEPLITPELLKGLNVLTYKYFIDLSVPRSVDASVEQIPGVLVYNIDHIRNRADEALNQRLAAIPQVEAIIAQSVAEFGDWSKEMVVSPTINKLKNALEQIRKDEIARHMKHLTPDESEKVDKITRGIMQKIIKLPVLQLKAACKRGEAETLIDVLNDLFDLEKQPAEDAKGLH
- a CDS encoding porin family protein produces the protein MRTYSWFFLAAFLACSSVSYAQSDNPTGGHFGVKAGVSLTRLNISGISPNIPKQKLDPHLGVMYRYRLHKFVIQPEVLLAAKGGTMQVQRIGATTRETIRNNYYYLSVPLLLGYIPTEGITLQAGPEFSYALNAGKSGGPGAKNDLGLVVGAHYDFLDMLDKFSLHVRYVYGFTNVSPEPLAVYKNRVLQASIVYNLYPKQKK
- a CDS encoding YqgE/AlgH family protein — translated: MDATSLPVTNGSLLIAEPFLGDTNFERSVVLVCEHSPAGTFGLVLNQLTDLHLSDVIEDVYADQSLFVGGPVQQNTLHFIHRRPDLIDGSIAIQDGLYWSGDFEQVKQAVNVGTLTERDIRFFVGYSGWGAGQLAAELDQKSWIVSRTDAGFLFDTPADQFWRGVLKRMGGEFKSIANYPVDPRLN
- a CDS encoding DUF4230 domain-containing protein; amino-acid sequence: MSKFINALLRLILFAMLIAGLIAIWEQVRSSSLLSRFRRSETTERTVLKEVTSLGKLELVKYTFKDIVEHEQINTFLPNANAILIVEGEATGCIDLTRIKPEDIQADADSVTIRLPQPELCGWKINHDRSRVYDTRFSFLNESQLVSDAYRQAERQIRQAALNGGILTQTRRNADQMLRPLLARVSGKKVGLVFDDRQ